The following coding sequences are from one Arthrobacter sp. 24S4-2 window:
- a CDS encoding thiamine pyrophosphate-dependent enzyme: protein MAPALQPAATDGQILATLLRSTTLKTTTHAGQAIVDSLVLHGVNRVFAVPGESYLAVLDGLHGADIETIVCRQEGGAAYMAEAHGKFTGEPGVAMVTRGPGAANAFVAIHAAWQDATPMVLFVGLIPVADRERESFQEFDPKAWFGTQAKRVLVLDEASRASEVVAEAFFAAKSGRPGPVIVGLPEDVITHEFTGGLHAPMAVAEGAVSAAELDLVRTALAGAEKPALFVGGQRWTPAAAAAVTSFAEANGIPVIQDWRASDRIPFDSEVFVGALGYGRTAETARIFAEADVLLAIGAVPTDVPTDGYTLRQSLGATNIVVNIDSSLRGRSGAVTAHILASPVAFAAAVKDLRLGKAAEWDSWRAAGRSAQAAFSELPDVSALPATREGTGHMSAVVSELVRRLPQDAVYSFGAGNHCAWAQRYLPTNVFPSQLSMRNGSMGYSVPAAVAASLQSPERLAVAIAGDGEFLMNGQEFATAVQYGAAMLIIVMDNGQYGTIRDHQEHHFPGRVSGTQLANPDFAAYARAFGGHGETVTSDDQAAIAVERSLKAVQDQRIPAIIHVIADPAIALP from the coding sequence TTGGCGCCGGCACTGCAGCCGGCCGCCACCGACGGCCAGATCCTGGCCACTCTGTTGAGGAGCACTACTTTGAAGACGACAACCCACGCCGGCCAAGCGATCGTTGACTCACTGGTCCTGCACGGGGTCAACCGCGTATTCGCAGTCCCCGGCGAAAGCTACCTCGCCGTGCTCGACGGGCTCCACGGAGCGGACATCGAGACCATAGTGTGCCGCCAGGAAGGCGGCGCAGCCTACATGGCCGAAGCCCACGGCAAGTTCACGGGCGAGCCCGGCGTGGCCATGGTGACCCGCGGGCCGGGCGCCGCAAATGCCTTCGTTGCCATCCACGCCGCCTGGCAGGACGCCACACCCATGGTCCTGTTCGTGGGCCTGATCCCCGTGGCAGACCGCGAGCGTGAGTCCTTCCAGGAGTTCGATCCGAAGGCATGGTTCGGCACCCAGGCCAAACGCGTCCTGGTCCTCGACGAAGCCTCGCGGGCCTCGGAAGTGGTTGCCGAAGCATTCTTCGCCGCCAAGTCAGGGCGCCCCGGTCCCGTGATCGTGGGCCTGCCGGAAGACGTCATCACCCACGAGTTCACCGGTGGCCTGCACGCGCCCATGGCCGTGGCCGAAGGGGCAGTGTCCGCGGCTGAGCTGGACTTGGTCCGCACCGCCCTGGCGGGTGCAGAAAAGCCCGCCCTCTTTGTGGGCGGCCAGCGCTGGACCCCCGCCGCCGCTGCAGCAGTCACCAGCTTCGCCGAGGCCAACGGCATCCCGGTCATCCAGGACTGGCGCGCCTCGGACCGGATCCCGTTCGATTCCGAGGTGTTCGTCGGCGCCCTGGGCTACGGCCGCACCGCGGAGACCGCCCGGATCTTTGCCGAGGCCGATGTGCTGCTGGCCATTGGCGCGGTGCCCACCGACGTTCCCACCGACGGCTATACCCTGCGGCAGTCACTGGGCGCCACGAACATCGTGGTCAACATCGACAGTTCCCTGCGGGGACGCTCCGGCGCCGTGACGGCCCACATTCTGGCAAGCCCGGTGGCCTTCGCCGCGGCCGTCAAGGACCTGCGGCTTGGCAAGGCCGCCGAGTGGGACTCCTGGCGTGCCGCCGGCCGGTCCGCGCAGGCTGCGTTCAGCGAACTCCCGGACGTGTCAGCCCTGCCGGCAACCCGTGAAGGCACCGGCCACATGAGCGCCGTGGTGTCCGAACTGGTCCGGCGCCTGCCGCAGGACGCCGTATACAGCTTCGGCGCAGGCAACCACTGCGCCTGGGCACAGCGGTACCTGCCCACGAACGTGTTCCCGTCGCAACTGAGCATGCGCAACGGTTCCATGGGCTACAGCGTGCCGGCGGCAGTGGCCGCGTCACTGCAAAGCCCGGAGCGCCTGGCCGTGGCCATCGCCGGCGACGGGGAATTCCTGATGAACGGCCAGGAGTTCGCCACGGCAGTGCAGTACGGCGCCGCGATGCTCATCATCGTGATGGACAACGGCCAGTACGGCACCATCCGGGACCACCAGGAACACCATTTCCCGGGCCGCGTCAGCGGCACCCAGCTGGCCAACCCCGACTTCGCGGCCTACGCCCGCGCCTTCGGCGGCCACGGCGAAACGGTGACCAGCGACGACCAGGCCGCGATCGCCGTCGAACGTTCCCTGAAAGCTGTCCAGGACCAGCGCATCCCGGCCATCATCCACGTCATCGCCGACCCTGCGATAGCCCTCCCCTAA
- a CDS encoding ATP-binding protein: MSATTLAASPLADVEHIIALMRTTRMPHARAVVAEVLATAKAQRWDPTEVIRVLLEAEATGRNRSMLTTRRKRAGFPTGKTFDVWDESLSTLPAATTSFLRTLEWVRRRENLIACGPSGTGKTLLLESLGQQAIDEGMSVSWLSLEDLGALVRRHRIDDSVNKAITRVTSVDLICIDDIGLLPVSGDAAEGFYRVVEASYEKRSLAISSNIHPSGFDELMPKTIATATVDRLMHHAHLCQTSGESVRLMQAQNGKGTRPMN, from the coding sequence ATGAGCGCGACAACCCTTGCCGCCAGCCCGCTGGCGGATGTGGAGCACATCATCGCCTTGATGCGCACCACCCGCATGCCGCACGCCCGCGCCGTGGTCGCCGAGGTGTTGGCGACCGCGAAGGCCCAGCGCTGGGACCCCACAGAAGTCATTCGCGTCCTGCTCGAGGCCGAGGCGACCGGCAGGAACCGGTCGATGCTAACCACCCGGCGTAAACGCGCGGGGTTTCCCACCGGGAAAACCTTCGATGTCTGGGACGAGTCCCTCTCCACCCTCCCTGCGGCGACGACCTCGTTCCTGCGGACCCTGGAGTGGGTGCGGCGGCGGGAGAACCTGATCGCGTGCGGGCCCTCCGGGACCGGGAAGACCCTGCTGCTGGAATCCCTGGGCCAGCAGGCCATCGACGAAGGCATGTCCGTGTCGTGGCTGAGCCTGGAGGACCTCGGCGCCCTCGTGCGCCGGCACCGCATCGATGACAGCGTGAACAAAGCCATCACCCGCGTTACCAGCGTGGATTTGATTTGCATCGATGACATCGGACTCCTGCCGGTTTCCGGCGATGCCGCCGAGGGCTTCTACCGCGTCGTGGAGGCCTCCTACGAGAAGCGATCCCTGGCGATCAGCTCGAATATCCACCCCAGCGGCTTTGATGAGCTGATGCCCAAAACCATCGCCACCGCGACCGTGGACCGGCTTATGCACCACGCGCACCTATGCCAAACCAGCGGCGAGTCCGTCCGGCTCATGCAAGCCCAAAACGGGAAAGGAACCCGCCCGATGAACTAA
- a CDS encoding PD40 domain-containing protein, translated as MGPVINTSHREAEATFTADGRTMYFNCDDYDICISQLTGTWARGQWTTPQLLGARVSTAYLEVEPWITPAGDKLYFNSNRPFDDGDSLPGLSMYVDTLGLITTVTTDRLGFSLFGGLGEDELWVSRLVDGAWSEPGNLDDVGGEPPINTSFADHCLAFSADGNEAYWTSNRPGGLGGDDIWTSRRVDGKWTSAENLGANVNGPRGEHHSIPTPDGRALYVSSNRTGGFGGEDIYVSTREPNGRWGRLVNAGPSVNGPGNDRCGAWTSDGSVFLFDSDRVGGFGSKDIWWVQVKAFHPPVEPASAPEGHM; from the coding sequence ATGGGGCCGGTGATCAACACGTCGCATAGGGAGGCCGAAGCGACCTTCACCGCCGACGGTCGGACGATGTACTTCAACTGCGATGACTACGACATCTGTATCTCGCAACTGACCGGCACTTGGGCCCGGGGGCAGTGGACGACGCCACAGCTGCTCGGCGCTCGAGTCAGCACCGCGTACTTGGAGGTTGAGCCATGGATCACCCCGGCCGGAGACAAGTTGTACTTCAACAGCAACCGGCCATTCGACGACGGCGACAGCCTTCCCGGCCTGTCGATGTACGTAGACACCCTCGGCCTGATCACCACCGTGACCACAGACAGGCTTGGCTTCAGCCTCTTCGGCGGCCTCGGCGAGGATGAACTGTGGGTGAGCCGCCTGGTCGATGGTGCCTGGTCGGAACCGGGCAATCTCGACGACGTCGGGGGCGAACCTCCGATCAACACGTCGTTCGCCGACCACTGCCTGGCATTCTCCGCCGACGGGAACGAGGCCTACTGGACGTCCAACCGCCCCGGCGGACTCGGCGGCGACGACATCTGGACCTCACGTCGAGTCGACGGCAAGTGGACCTCGGCCGAGAACCTCGGAGCGAACGTCAACGGGCCGCGAGGCGAACACCACTCGATCCCGACCCCCGACGGGCGTGCGCTATACGTCTCGAGCAACCGCACCGGCGGGTTCGGCGGCGAGGACATCTACGTCAGCACCCGCGAGCCGAACGGACGCTGGGGGCGCCTCGTCAACGCCGGTCCGTCGGTGAACGGACCCGGCAACGACCGGTGCGGGGCCTGGACATCGGATGGCAGCGTCTTCCTCTTCGACTCCGACCGAGTCGGCGGCTTCGGGAGCAAGGACATCTGGTGGGTCCAGGTCAAAGCCTTTCACCCACCCGTGGAGCCAGCGTCCGCGCCAGAGGGTCACATGTGA
- a CDS encoding NAD-dependent succinate-semialdehyde dehydrogenase, whose protein sequence is MSLYAVTNPATGETVKAYPTATDEQINAAVTTANAAFKAWNRTALADRVKLLGRVAELYTERRDELAAIITREMGKPAFQAQIEVDIVASIYRYYAENGPAFLEDEELEVAAGGTAIVRKDGLGVLLGIMPWNFPYYQVARFAAPNLMNGNTILLKHAPQCPESALAMEQIFRDAGAPDGAYLNIFATNGQVADIIADPRVQGVSLTGSERAGSAVAEIAGRNLKKVVLELGGSDPFLVLDSADLDQAATHALFGRFGNTGQACNAAKRIIVADAVYDRFVEKFIGAVTSVKVGDPTEADTFMGPLASAAALDGLAEQVDDAVAKGASVLTGGGRLDQPGSWFQPTILAGVTEDMRAFYEELFGPVAVLYRVSSEDEAVELANNSVYGLGAVIQSTDPEKAAEIADRLDAGMVYINHAPGTAAELPFGGIKRSGVGRELGKYGMDEFVNRKLIRTAK, encoded by the coding sequence ATGAGCCTCTATGCCGTCACCAACCCGGCCACCGGGGAGACCGTCAAGGCCTACCCCACCGCCACCGACGAGCAGATCAACGCCGCAGTAACCACCGCCAACGCCGCCTTCAAGGCCTGGAACCGCACGGCACTGGCGGACCGGGTGAAGCTGCTGGGCCGCGTGGCCGAGCTGTACACCGAGCGCCGCGACGAGCTTGCCGCGATCATTACCCGCGAGATGGGCAAACCCGCCTTCCAGGCACAGATCGAGGTGGACATCGTGGCGTCCATCTACCGGTACTACGCCGAAAACGGCCCGGCCTTCCTCGAGGACGAGGAGCTGGAGGTCGCGGCCGGCGGCACGGCAATCGTCCGCAAGGACGGCCTGGGCGTGCTGCTGGGGATCATGCCGTGGAACTTCCCGTACTACCAGGTGGCCCGGTTCGCCGCGCCCAACCTGATGAACGGGAACACCATCCTGCTCAAGCACGCCCCGCAGTGCCCGGAATCCGCGCTGGCCATGGAACAGATCTTCCGCGACGCTGGCGCGCCCGACGGTGCGTACCTGAACATCTTCGCCACGAACGGGCAGGTGGCGGACATCATCGCCGACCCGCGCGTGCAGGGTGTCTCGCTGACGGGTTCCGAGCGCGCTGGATCGGCCGTCGCGGAGATCGCCGGCCGGAACCTCAAGAAGGTGGTCCTCGAACTCGGCGGCTCGGACCCGTTCCTGGTGCTGGACTCCGCGGACCTTGACCAGGCGGCCACGCACGCCCTGTTCGGCCGCTTCGGCAACACCGGCCAGGCCTGCAACGCGGCCAAACGGATCATCGTGGCGGACGCTGTGTATGACCGGTTCGTGGAGAAATTCATAGGAGCTGTGACCTCCGTGAAGGTGGGTGACCCCACCGAGGCGGACACGTTCATGGGGCCGCTGGCCTCTGCCGCCGCGTTGGACGGGCTGGCAGAGCAGGTGGACGACGCCGTCGCCAAGGGCGCCAGCGTGCTCACCGGCGGCGGCCGGCTGGATCAGCCGGGATCCTGGTTCCAGCCGACGATCCTGGCCGGGGTCACCGAGGACATGCGCGCCTTCTACGAGGAGCTGTTCGGCCCGGTGGCGGTGCTGTACCGGGTTTCCTCCGAGGACGAGGCCGTGGAGCTGGCCAACAACTCCGTCTACGGGCTGGGCGCCGTGATCCAGTCCACCGACCCGGAGAAGGCCGCGGAGATCGCAGACCGCCTGGATGCCGGCATGGTGTACATCAACCACGCCCCCGGCACCGCTGCCGAGCTGCCTTTTGGCGGCATCAAGCGCTCCGGCGTGGGCCGCGAACTGGGCAAGTACGGCATGGACGAGTTCGTGAACCGGAAACTGATCCGCACGGCGAAGTAG
- a CDS encoding IS30 family transposase: MTAPVAEPAPAVALEALEQSVSARYLSLSERERIADLRSQGTSMQAIGRALGRSVGTISREIKRNSHPVLGYRPYGAHRAATAARARPKDSKLAEPGELHDYVKTKLLTRWSPQQISKLLIKEFPDDEQMRVSPETIYQALYFQARGGLKREVKEALRTGRTRRKQHRNPEERTNRFRDPMINISERPAEVEDRAVPGHWEGDLVTGAYNQSAIATLVERTTRYVMLVHLPVDHTAESVRDGLIKTMSTLPAHLRGSLTWDQGAEMAKHKAFSIATDMDVYFCDPASPWQRGSNENTNGLLRQYFPKGADLNAYGPEDLEHVAQELNARPRKTLDWDTPAERLRDLLIAS, encoded by the coding sequence TTGACAGCGCCGGTGGCTGAGCCGGCACCCGCGGTGGCGTTGGAAGCGCTGGAGCAGTCCGTCAGCGCCCGCTACCTGTCCCTGTCCGAGCGGGAGAGGATCGCGGACCTGCGGTCCCAAGGAACCTCAATGCAGGCGATCGGCAGGGCGCTGGGCCGGTCCGTGGGCACCATTAGCCGGGAGATCAAACGCAACAGCCACCCGGTGCTGGGTTACCGGCCTTACGGTGCTCACCGGGCGGCCACTGCGGCCCGGGCACGGCCGAAGGACAGTAAGCTGGCAGAACCCGGGGAACTACACGACTACGTGAAAACCAAGCTCCTCACACGCTGGTCCCCACAACAGATTTCCAAGCTCCTGATCAAGGAATTCCCCGATGACGAGCAGATGCGCGTGAGCCCCGAAACGATATACCAGGCCCTCTACTTTCAGGCCCGCGGTGGACTCAAACGCGAGGTCAAAGAAGCCCTGCGCACCGGCCGGACCCGCCGCAAGCAGCACAGGAACCCCGAAGAACGCACCAACCGTTTCCGTGACCCGATGATCAACATTTCCGAACGCCCCGCCGAGGTCGAAGACCGCGCCGTCCCGGGGCATTGGGAGGGGGATTTAGTGACCGGAGCTTACAACCAGTCCGCGATCGCAACGCTGGTTGAACGCACCACGCGATACGTGATGTTGGTGCACCTGCCGGTGGACCACACCGCCGAATCAGTCCGCGACGGGCTGATCAAGACCATGTCCACCCTACCGGCGCACCTGCGCGGATCCCTCACTTGGGACCAAGGCGCCGAAATGGCCAAACATAAGGCTTTCAGCATCGCCACCGACATGGACGTCTACTTCTGCGACCCCGCCAGCCCCTGGCAACGCGGATCCAACGAGAACACCAACGGGCTGCTACGCCAATACTTCCCCAAAGGCGCAGACCTGAACGCCTACGGGCCCGAGGACCTCGAGCACGTCGCCCAAGAACTCAACGCCCGACCACGCAAAACGCTCGACTGGGACACCCCAGCCGAGCGCCTACGTGATTTACTGATAGCCAGCTAA
- a CDS encoding VOC family protein: MTVTFNHTIVYATDKRHSAEFLANVLGLPKPQAMWSFMTVPLDHGVALDFATADGPISPQHYAFLVSEEDFDGILARIQAQGIPYWADPGRSRPQQINHNDGGRGVYFADPDGHFLEAITRPYGSGAA, translated from the coding sequence ATGACGGTCACTTTCAACCACACCATCGTCTACGCAACGGACAAGCGCCATTCGGCGGAATTCCTGGCCAACGTGCTCGGACTGCCGAAACCCCAAGCCATGTGGTCTTTCATGACCGTGCCCCTCGACCACGGAGTGGCCCTCGATTTCGCCACGGCAGACGGGCCCATCTCCCCGCAGCACTACGCATTCCTGGTCAGCGAGGAGGACTTTGACGGAATTCTCGCAAGGATTCAGGCCCAGGGCATCCCCTACTGGGCAGACCCGGGACGGTCTCGCCCCCAGCAGATCAACCACAACGACGGCGGACGCGGCGTCTACTTCGCGGATCCTGACGGGCATTTCCTCGAAGCGATCACGCGTCCGTACGGATCGGGTGCTGCGTGA
- a CDS encoding PLP-dependent aminotransferase family protein has translation MSVSVETSAGFANSSGDISVPARKPHLAQRTLAARPSEVRKVFRAAQRPGMISFANGAPYLGALPFERIAADAQRILLDSGERSFQYGSSDGIPELRAHISELMKLEGITAGPDRVIVTSGSQQALDVAARVLVNPGDVIFAEAPSYAGGMAVFTSYEADIVHVPIDADGLIPAELERLIREVRAAGKTARGLYTIPNFQNPGGVNLSAERRLQVGELCRSNDLLIFEDNPYGLLGFDGETMPAIQPGFEDITLYFGSFSKMIAPGLRVGWVLPPASLYGHLLNASETSQLNPSVYSQQLISAYLDDPAWEDKLAEYRAIYREKFTALVEKLAMVMPAGTTWNRPTGGFYLWVKVPAGIDTEALVYDCIERGVVYVPGTAFYTNGSGHSELRMSFCLPSLDDIRKGAAILGEVFSAAVAGAATSD, from the coding sequence ATGTCCGTATCAGTGGAAACTTCCGCCGGATTTGCCAACTCGTCCGGTGACATCAGCGTCCCTGCCCGGAAGCCGCACCTCGCGCAGCGCACCCTCGCCGCACGGCCTTCCGAAGTCCGCAAAGTGTTCAGGGCCGCCCAGCGGCCGGGCATGATCTCCTTTGCCAACGGCGCCCCCTACCTCGGCGCCCTTCCGTTCGAGCGGATCGCGGCGGACGCACAGCGGATCCTGCTCGACAGCGGCGAACGCTCCTTCCAATACGGCTCCAGCGACGGTATTCCTGAGCTCCGCGCCCACATTTCCGAACTAATGAAACTCGAGGGCATCACGGCCGGTCCGGACCGGGTCATCGTGACCTCCGGTAGCCAGCAGGCCCTGGACGTAGCCGCCCGCGTCCTCGTCAACCCGGGCGACGTCATCTTCGCGGAGGCCCCGTCCTACGCCGGCGGCATGGCCGTGTTCACCAGTTACGAGGCCGACATTGTCCACGTCCCTATAGACGCCGACGGCCTGATCCCGGCGGAACTCGAACGGCTCATCCGCGAAGTCCGCGCCGCCGGCAAGACCGCCAGGGGCCTCTACACCATCCCCAACTTCCAGAACCCCGGCGGAGTGAACCTCTCCGCCGAACGCCGCCTGCAGGTCGGCGAGCTGTGCCGCAGCAACGACCTGCTGATCTTCGAGGACAACCCCTATGGGCTCCTGGGCTTCGACGGGGAAACCATGCCTGCCATCCAGCCCGGCTTCGAGGACATCACGCTGTACTTCGGCTCGTTCTCCAAGATGATTGCGCCTGGCCTGCGCGTGGGCTGGGTCCTGCCGCCGGCGTCGCTGTACGGCCACCTGCTCAATGCAAGCGAAACCTCACAGCTCAACCCCTCGGTGTACTCGCAGCAGCTCATCAGCGCCTACCTGGACGATCCCGCCTGGGAAGACAAGCTGGCCGAATACCGGGCCATCTACCGGGAGAAGTTCACCGCCCTGGTGGAAAAACTCGCGATGGTCATGCCCGCCGGCACCACCTGGAACCGGCCCACCGGCGGCTTCTACCTTTGGGTGAAGGTCCCGGCCGGGATCGACACCGAAGCGCTCGTCTACGACTGCATCGAACGCGGCGTGGTGTACGTCCCAGGAACCGCCTTCTACACGAACGGCAGCGGCCACAGCGAACTGCGGATGTCCTTCTGCCTGCCGTCCCTGGACGATATCCGCAAGGGCGCCGCCATCCTCGGCGAGGTATTCAGCGCCGCCGTTGCGGGAGCAGCAACCTCGGATTAG
- a CDS encoding NADPH:quinone reductase, translating to MKAIVYRATGDPSVLELVDREIRDPGRGEVCVRIMVSAVNPTDWKSRRGARPGEPLPFAEVVPNQDGAGMVDAVGPGVEHLHVGDRVWVALAAYQRADGGTAQEFAVLPAERVFPLPESAAFDLGASLGVPAITAHRALTIAEDGPRRLRPGALDGKVVLVAGGAGAVGHAAIQLAKWAGAVVITTVSGPAKAALVTAAGADHVINYRESHAAAEIRRIAPEGVDQIVEVAPAQNAELDLAVIRNRGSIAVYANNGGDQVTLDVRRHFSLNVRYQFVLLYTVGMAAVHAAAEDINAAIADGAIPVGEAAGLPLHRFDLANTAAAHAAVEASIIGKVLIDVSAS from the coding sequence ATGAAAGCAATCGTGTACCGTGCCACGGGTGATCCGTCTGTTCTCGAACTCGTCGACCGCGAGATCCGCGACCCGGGGCGCGGGGAGGTGTGCGTGCGGATCATGGTCTCTGCCGTGAACCCCACCGACTGGAAGTCGCGCCGCGGCGCCAGACCGGGCGAGCCCTTGCCCTTCGCGGAGGTCGTGCCGAACCAAGACGGCGCCGGAATGGTGGACGCCGTCGGACCCGGCGTCGAGCATCTCCACGTCGGTGACAGGGTCTGGGTGGCCTTGGCCGCCTACCAGCGCGCCGACGGCGGGACAGCCCAAGAGTTCGCCGTCCTGCCGGCCGAGCGGGTCTTTCCGCTGCCGGAGAGTGCCGCGTTCGACCTCGGCGCAAGCCTGGGCGTTCCCGCGATCACCGCCCACAGGGCCCTGACCATCGCCGAGGACGGCCCGCGGCGGCTGCGCCCGGGAGCCTTGGACGGCAAGGTAGTTCTCGTTGCTGGAGGGGCCGGCGCCGTGGGCCATGCGGCGATCCAGCTCGCTAAGTGGGCTGGCGCCGTTGTGATCACGACCGTGAGTGGACCGGCGAAGGCTGCGCTGGTCACGGCCGCCGGCGCTGATCACGTCATCAATTACCGGGAAAGCCACGCGGCCGCGGAGATCCGCCGGATCGCTCCCGAGGGCGTCGACCAGATCGTGGAGGTGGCGCCCGCGCAGAACGCGGAACTCGACCTGGCAGTAATCCGCAACCGCGGCTCCATCGCGGTCTACGCCAACAACGGCGGCGATCAGGTGACCCTGGACGTGCGCAGGCACTTCAGCCTCAACGTCCGCTACCAGTTCGTGTTGCTCTACACCGTTGGCATGGCGGCGGTGCACGCCGCCGCCGAGGACATCAATGCGGCCATCGCCGACGGCGCCATTCCGGTCGGAGAGGCCGCAGGTCTGCCGCTGCATCGCTTTGACCTAGCTAACACGGCTGCGGCCCACGCGGCGGTGGAAGCGAGCATCATCGGCAAGGTGCTGATCGATGTGTCAGCGAGCTAG
- the istA gene encoding IS21 family transposase: protein MKSPGEFMEILAAYDLTRSYRDAAKICGVSHNTVRSYVKARQEGVQAPVARQRGRITDPFLPQMKSLVEQSRGKIRGDVVHGKLVDLGYPGSIRTTRYVLAGLKSKYRAQNTRVHRPWTVEPGLWLQWDYGDGPVVDGAKTVLFVAWLAYSRFRIVIPLRDKTMPSVFAALDRSFRLIGGVPTYVLTDNEKTVTIEHVAGVPVRNPQIVAFARHYSTAVHTCMPADPASKGGVENAVKIAKADIVPKDTNLRSDYASFAELEAACEAFMEDVNSKVHRATLEIPRDMLRLIEQPKLHPVPAVPVTASFGQVRQVPPNTPMVTYEHSRYSVPHTLMGQRLWVRGTDAEVIIVHVGEQGPVEVARHELTRPGVPAIIDSHFPPASGGALERVIRPTNRAEEEFLALGAGAALWLKEAAAAGTNKIRHKMERAATLAKVMGNDVVDQGLGAAAVHHRFSHEDLVSIITNTATGQPPSTISTTRHTVTDQGQWLSQGTSAWANFGTASTNTSDDIDLEGATE, encoded by the coding sequence GTGAAGTCTCCAGGAGAGTTCATGGAAATTTTAGCTGCTTATGATTTGACCCGGTCGTACCGGGATGCCGCGAAGATCTGCGGCGTTTCGCACAACACTGTCCGTTCGTATGTGAAGGCCCGGCAGGAAGGCGTCCAGGCGCCGGTCGCCCGCCAGCGGGGCCGGATCACCGACCCGTTCCTGCCGCAGATGAAGTCGCTGGTCGAGCAGTCCCGCGGGAAGATCCGCGGGGACGTTGTGCACGGAAAACTCGTTGATCTGGGCTATCCCGGATCGATCCGCACGACCCGGTACGTGCTGGCCGGGCTGAAGTCGAAATATCGGGCCCAAAACACGCGTGTTCACCGCCCCTGGACTGTGGAGCCAGGTTTGTGGCTCCAATGGGACTACGGAGACGGGCCCGTCGTTGACGGCGCCAAAACGGTGTTGTTCGTGGCCTGGCTGGCGTATTCACGCTTCCGTATCGTGATTCCCTTGCGGGATAAGACGATGCCGAGCGTGTTCGCCGCCCTGGACCGCTCTTTCAGGCTCATCGGGGGCGTCCCAACGTACGTTTTGACCGACAATGAGAAAACCGTCACGATCGAGCACGTCGCCGGGGTGCCGGTCCGTAACCCGCAGATCGTCGCGTTCGCCCGGCACTACTCCACCGCCGTGCACACCTGCATGCCGGCGGACCCGGCCTCGAAGGGCGGGGTGGAGAACGCGGTCAAGATCGCCAAAGCCGACATCGTCCCCAAAGACACGAACCTGCGCTCGGACTACGCCTCCTTCGCCGAGCTGGAAGCGGCGTGCGAGGCGTTTATGGAGGATGTGAATTCCAAGGTGCACCGTGCCACCCTGGAGATCCCCAGGGACATGCTGAGACTGATCGAACAGCCCAAGCTGCACCCGGTCCCGGCAGTGCCGGTGACGGCCAGTTTCGGGCAGGTCCGGCAGGTCCCGCCGAACACGCCCATGGTCACCTACGAGCACTCCCGCTACTCCGTCCCGCACACGCTGATGGGGCAGAGGCTCTGGGTGCGCGGCACCGACGCCGAGGTCATCATTGTCCATGTCGGCGAGCAGGGGCCGGTGGAAGTCGCCCGGCACGAACTTACCCGCCCCGGCGTGCCGGCGATCATTGATTCCCATTTCCCTCCTGCTTCCGGCGGGGCCCTGGAACGGGTTATTCGCCCCACGAACAGGGCCGAGGAGGAGTTCCTGGCCTTGGGCGCCGGGGCAGCGCTCTGGCTCAAGGAAGCCGCCGCGGCCGGGACGAACAAGATCCGCCACAAGATGGAACGCGCCGCCACCCTGGCCAAGGTCATGGGCAATGACGTGGTTGACCAGGGCCTCGGCGCGGCCGCCGTGCACCACCGCTTCAGCCACGAGGACCTGGTCTCCATCATCACCAACACCGCCACCGGCCAGCCGCCAAGCACCATCAGCACTACCCGGCACACCGTCACCGATCAAGGCCAGTGGCTGAGTCAGGGCACCAGCGCATGGGCCAACTTCGGCACCGCCAGCACAAATACCAGCGACGATATTGATCTTGAAGGAGCCACCGAATGA